From Topomyia yanbarensis strain Yona2022 chromosome 1, ASM3024719v1, whole genome shotgun sequence, one genomic window encodes:
- the LOC131676737 gene encoding nucleoporin Ndc1-like: MATVMEPDSSRELECRKICVERFIFAILYSVIAQYILLTVFLLLVNFSLFHPIGWILGSFRLLCSLSSWLWIMPLISAVIIHGIFLAKSYLSGVTYCPTRFQQIYRSVIQKWVLLTVNSVIGLLTSWLYTRFLRDDYRNLFLSIENGKHILNEKYLFLLLGGIFAGVYFFIKNKTEQASLNFPVIQLTRYQQIRAQLYYIIYRSLFKSFVPTLIYASFFYTFNCVYFRYKFVALFNGVSLAEESSLASFYAILSDFRLLMYCWILSSQILSNMDLMQALFHIFLTEYREFPLEKSSLATDCEVTLVEALTNKQILIIQQLAASNLFNIAEDCDRTRRTRLYALSIPGGHPYNWRTVSGECIRIIRDFSIELSKSIEGVVPKSRPEVSKLRPTASIDAEKIMMKQYNESYGIRSLSTSVGATVSSPKPQTSDICQAFDRRLDVVRSLLVSIPGIYYLFGEPKTAKPCYLLASQSQQIVWICQALASLAAHSIAEDQFGVVQDDLPLIIRTLLQLKQVVDKVGSIQLDVKKVDRNYVALKAAVRRSLYRITHSFADYLVDIVLEPSDMKALQGFVNYREV, translated from the exons ATGGCAACCGTCATGGAACCGGACTCATCCCGAGAGTTAGAATGTCGCAAAATCTGCGTAGAACGTTTCATCTTCGCCATCCTGTACAGCGTCATAGCTCAGTACATCCTACTGACTGTGTTTCTATTGTTGGTCAACTTTAGTTTGTTTCATCCAATCGGTTGGATATTGGGATCGTTCCGGCTGCTCTGCTCGCTTTCCTCTTGGCTGTGGATTATGCCATTAATTAGTGCTGTCATTATTCACGGAATATTCCTCGCAAAGTCTTACCTGTCGGGAGTCACGTACTGTCCAACAAGATTCCAGCAGATCTATCG atccGTCATACAAAAATGGGTTCTGTTAACGGTGAATAGTGTGATTGGGCTTCTAACCTCCTGGTTGTACACTCGTTTCCTACGAGATGATTACCGAAATCTTTTTCTATCAATAGAGAACGGGAAGCACATtctgaatgaaaaatatttgttcctgCTGCTCGGAGGAATATTCGCAGGAGTGTACTTCTTCATCAAGAATAAAACCGAGCAAGCTAGCTTGAATTTTCCGGTGATACAGTTAACACGCTACCAACAAATTCGTGCCCAGCTTTACTACATCATCTATCGATCACTTTTCAAATCGTTCGTCCCAACGTTAATCTACGCAAGCTTTTTCTATACATTCAACTGCGTCTATTTCCGATACAAATTTGTTGCCCTCTTTAATGGTGTGTCACTGGCAGAAGAATCATCGCTGGCATCGTTTTACGCAATCCTGTCGGATTTCCGTCTCCTTATGTACTGTTGGATTTTGTCGTCCCAAATCCTTAGCAACATGGACCTAATGCAGGCGCTATTTCACATCTTTCTTACGGAGTATAGAGAGTTTCCACTGGAGAAATCCTCATTGGCGACTGATTGCGAAGTAACCCTGGTAGAAGCGCTGACGAATAAACAGATTCTCATCATCCAACAGCTGGCAGCATCAAATCTGTTCAATATTGCTGAGGACTGTGATCGTACTCGACGAACCAGGCTCTACGCCCTGTCGATTCCCGGTGGGCACCCGTACAATTGGCGAACAGTTTCTGGTGAGTGCATTCGTATCATTCGCGATTTTTCCATCGAATTGTCGAAATCTATCGAAGGTGTAGTACCTAAGTCCCGACCGGAAGTAAGCAAACTTCGCCCAACTGCGTCGATAGACGCAGAAAAGATCATGATGAAACAGTACAACGAAAGTTATGGCATTCGCAGTTTGTCCACATCCGTTGGAGCGACTGTTTCCTCACCAAAACCACAGACAAGTGACATCTGCCAAGCATTCGACCGGCGACTCGATGTTGTGCGTAGTCTGCTTGTTAGCATTCCCGGAATATACTACCTCTTTGGGGAACCGAAAACCGCCAAACCATGTTATCTGTTGGCAAGCCAGTCGCAGCAAATCGTATGGATCTGTCAGGCTCTAGCATCACTGGCAGCGCACTCCATCGCCGAAGATCAGTTCGGAGTGGTCCAAGATGATTTACCGCTGATAATCAGAACACTTCTACAACTGAAGCAAGTCGTTGACAAAGTGGGCTCCATACAGTTGGATGTGAAAAAAGTTGATCGGAACTACGTGGCACTGAAGGCAGCTGTCCGAAGAAGCTTGTACCGGATCACGCACAGCTTCGCAGACTATCTGGTGGATATAGTGCTGGAACCGAGTGATATGAAGGCGCTCCAAGGGTTCGTCAACTACCGGGAGGTGTAG
- the LOC131676738 gene encoding small ribosomal subunit protein uS3m, producing the protein MLQNIRLLPATCLARRLIHTTVACSKAQSGRYKITPKGDRPLTYEMANPPHLIAHRKAWNSWNTSNLEGEQRASQTMLEDEFIRRFMIGTWHGLVLSEVIIKRQHNHVRIAAIMRRGITPRKMYFLIGYCEELLAYWLQCPVTLELQTTEDRKDVIFKYI; encoded by the exons ATGTTACAAAACATTCGCTTG CTCCCCGCGACTTGTCTGGCGAGGCGATTGATTCACACTACGGTTGCCTGCAGTAAAGCCCAATCAGGCAGATATAAAATTACACCCAAGGGAGATCGTCCCCTCACCTACGAAATGGCTAACCCGCCACATTTGATAGCCCATCGCAAGGCTTGGAATTCATGGAACACCT CCAATTTGGAGGGCGAGCAACGAGCCTCACAAACCATGCTGGAGGATGAATTCATCCGCCGTTTCATGATTGGCACCTGGCACGGACTAGTACTGTCAGAGGTGATCATCAAACGACAGCACAATCACGTCCGGATTGCTGCCATCATGCGCCGGGGAATCACACCTCGTAAGATGTATTTTTTGATCGGATACTGCGAAGAGCTACTCGCCTATTGGCTGCAGTGTCCGGTGACGCTTGAACTTCAAACCACCGAGGACAGAAAAGACGTGATATTTAAGTACATCTAA
- the LOC131676736 gene encoding exonuclease 1 isoform X2, whose protein sequence is MGITGLIPFLEKASSKCHLRDLRGQCVAIDSYCWLHKGAFACADKLARGEITDIHIQYCLKYINLLLSHDIKPILVFDGRHLPAKAATEAKRRESRETSKKKAAEFLRMGKVEEANSFLRRCVDITHEMALQLIQECRKRNVDCVVAPYEADAQLAYLNRKGIAQAVITEDSDLMLFGCSKVLFKLDLTGCALMMEADKLYLAMGCKEEKYSFDKFRYMCILSGCDYIDSLPGIGLAKARKFVLMTEETDMQRALDKIPSYLNMKKLDVSEEYKTNFLKADATFKHMIVFDPTARVQTRLTEIEDLGTNPELCSNAGTFLDNETALQLALGNIDPFSMKKLDNWHPDDSNCQATGGKTSDWKQTSIAKHSSVWRRNYEPQKPPPVDIQENITVRNSFKITETVKRPVLNPDFEDAERNKSIDDVLEAYGIKANEQPPLKKLCMNVESENRRITIDFSEMQELDDMATLENSPKKSTGRRNPFQVTSTGPISINRRSSGSSVLSPTKITVDNSSLLRNVSPVKRIEFDEKSTSQVCLTKGEKLSRFKRTITGNDRGQKVISRFFSSASSSTTTITCQSLADEYSEKESSVKADETSQNAANLYLLSEDAKPQHRGEQTPKKRKPVLNCDEIYSPDPPVKSERPIETLDSGFVDEPEAGFSSSQKENEATCTNSARSSRLQLFVKTEPSRLGGKPFAEGADRVTTEIVSSSQQLLGIEILDEEDVASEQNRSNKSERLSGPGSTQKKPTGRRVGLSKGKKLKDIGPMQSKLSMFGFQKK, encoded by the exons ATGGGCATCACAGGACTGATACCGTTTCTAGAGAAAGCTTCCAGCAAGTGCCACCTACGGGATCTTCGTGGCCAATGCGTCGCAATCGATAGCTACTGCTGGCTACACAAGGGAGCCTTTGCCTGTGCGGACAAACTTGCCCGTGGCGAGATAACGGACATTCACATCCAGTATTGTCTCAAGTATATTAATTTATTGCTTTCCCACGATATCAAGCCGATCCTGGTGTTCGATGGGCGGCATCTACCGGCAAAGGCAGCAACGGAAGCTAAGCGACGAGAGTCCAGAGAGACTTCGAAGAAGAAAGCGGCCGAGTTTCTACGAATGGGCAAGGTTGAGGAAGCAAACAGCTTCTTGCGACGTTGCGTTGACATCACACACGAAATGGCTCTACAGCTGATACAGGAATGTCGGAAGCGGAATGTTGACTGTGTAGTGGCACCGTATGAGGCCGACGCCCAGCTGGCTTATCTGAATAGAAAGGGAATCGCGCAGGCAGTTATAACGGAGGATTCCGATTTGATGTTGTTCGGTTGTAGTAAGGTTTTGTTCAAGTTGGATCTCACTGGATGCGCTTTGATGATGGAGGCCGACAAGCTCTACCTCGCTATGGGGTGTAAGGAGGAGAAATATTCGTTTGATAAATTCCGCTACATGTGCATTTTGTCCGGTTGCGACTACATCGATTCGTTGCCGGGGATTGGGCTGGCTAAAGCTCGGAAATTTGTCCTGATGACGGAAGAAACTGACATGCAGAGAGCTTTGGACAAAATACCTTCCTATCTTAATATGAAGAAATTGGACGTTTCGGAGGAGTATAAGACAAACTTTTTGAAGGCAGATGCCACCTTCAAGCACATGATAGTGTTCGATCCTACAGCACGTGTACAAACCCGATTGACAGAAATTGAGGATTTAGGAACTAATCCCGAACTGTGCTCTAATGCTGGAACTTTCTTGGATAACGAAACTGCACTCCAGCTAGCACTCGGTAATATTGACCCGTTTTCTATGAAGAAGTTGGACAACTGGCATCCGGATGACTCGAACTGCCAAGCTACAGGAGGAAAAACTTCGGATTGGAAGCAAACGAGCATCGCAAAACATTCCAGTGTGTGGAGAAGAAACTATGAACCACAAAAGCCTCCTCCGGTAGATATTCAAGAAAACATCACCGTTAGAAACAGTTTTAAAATTACAGAAACTGTGAAGCGACCGGTTCTCAATCCGGATTTTGAGGATGCCGAGAGGAACAAATCGATTGACGATGTGTTAGAAGCGTACGGCATCAAAGCTAACGAGCAGCCGCCATTGAAAAAACTCTGTATGAATGTGGAGTCGGAAAATCGACGAATAACGATAGATTTCAGTGAAATGCAGGAGCTAGACGACATGGCTACACTGGAAAATAGTCCCAAGAAATCGACAGGGCGTAGAAATCCGTTTCAg GTTACATCGACTGGACCCATTTCAATTAATCGTCGTTCCTCAGGTTCGAGTGTTCTTTCCCCGACGAAAATCACTGTCGATAACAGTTCTTTGCTGCGGAACGTAAGTCCCGTTAAACGAATTGAGTTTGATGAGAAGTCCACAAGTCAGGTGTGTCTCACTAAAGGCGAAAAACTGAGCCGTTTTAAGAGAACCATCACAGGAAATGATCGCGGACAGAAAGTGATTAGTAGATTTTTCTCGTCTGCAAGCTCTTCCACGACGACAATAACTTGTCAATCACTAGCTGACGAGTACAGTGAGAAGGAAAGTTCAGTTAAGGCAGACGAAACTTCTCAGAACGCTGCTAATCTGTATCTTCTATCTGAGGATGCGAAACCTCAGCATCGAGGAGAACAAACACCTAAGAAGCGAAAACCTGTACTAAATTGTGATGAAATTTATTCGCCAGACCCTCCCGTGAAGTCTGAACGTCCGATAGAAACACTGGACAGCGGTTTCGTGGATGAACCGGAAGCTGGGTTTAGTTCCTCGCAAAAAGAGAATGAGGCCACTTGCACGAATAGTGCTAGATCGTCACGGTTACAATTGTTTGTTAAGACCGAACCGAGCCGGCTCGGTGGAAAGCCTTTCGCAGAGGGGGCAGACAGAGTGACGACGGAAATAGTGTCCTCTTCGCAACAGCTACTGGGGATTGAGATTCTGGACGAGGAAGATGTAGCTTCTGAACAAAACCGGTCTAATAAATCGGAACGATTGTCGGGACCTGGCAGTACACAGAAAAAGCCCACAGGTAGACGAGTTGGACTCTCTAAAGGGAAAAAGCTGAAGGATATTGGACCTATGCAGAGTAAGCTGTCGATGTTCGGGTTTCAGAAAAAGTAA
- the LOC131676736 gene encoding exonuclease 1 isoform X1, whose product MGITGLIPFLEKASSKCHLRDLRGQCVAIDSYCWLHKGAFACADKLARGEITDIHIQYCLKYINLLLSHDIKPILVFDGRHLPAKAATEAKRRESRETSKKKAAEFLRMGKVEEANSFLRRCVDITHEMALQLIQECRKRNVDCVVAPYEADAQLAYLNRKGIAQAVITEDSDLMLFGCSKVLFKLDLTGCALMMEADKLYLAMGCKEEKYSFDKFRYMCILSGCDYIDSLPGIGLAKARKFVLMTEETDMQRALDKIPSYLNMKKLDVSEEYKTNFLKADATFKHMIVFDPTARVQTRLTEIEDLGTNPELCSNAGTFLDNETALQLALGNIDPFSMKKLDNWHPDDSNCQATGGKTSDWKQTSIAKHSSVWRRNYEPQKPPPVDIQENITVRNSFKITETVKRPVLNPDFEDAERNKSIDDVLEAYGIKANEQPPLKKLCMNVESENRRITIDFSEMQELDDMATLENSPKKSTGRRNPFQVTSTGPISINRRSSGSSVLSPTKITVDNSSLLRNVSPVKRIEFDEKSTSQVCLTKGEKLSRFKRTITGNDRGQKVISRFFSSASSSTTTITCQSLADEYSEKESSVKADETSQNAANLYLLSEDAKPQHRGEQTPKKRKPVLNCDEIYSPDPPVKSERPIETLDSGFVDEPEAGFSSSQKENEATCTNSARSSRLQLFVKTEPSRLGGKPFAEGADRVTTEIVSSSQQLLGIEILDEEDVASEQNRSNKSERLSGPGSTQKKPTGRRVGLSKGKKLKDIGPMQSKLSMFGFQKKAPITGTNE is encoded by the exons ATGGGCATCACAGGACTGATACCGTTTCTAGAGAAAGCTTCCAGCAAGTGCCACCTACGGGATCTTCGTGGCCAATGCGTCGCAATCGATAGCTACTGCTGGCTACACAAGGGAGCCTTTGCCTGTGCGGACAAACTTGCCCGTGGCGAGATAACGGACATTCACATCCAGTATTGTCTCAAGTATATTAATTTATTGCTTTCCCACGATATCAAGCCGATCCTGGTGTTCGATGGGCGGCATCTACCGGCAAAGGCAGCAACGGAAGCTAAGCGACGAGAGTCCAGAGAGACTTCGAAGAAGAAAGCGGCCGAGTTTCTACGAATGGGCAAGGTTGAGGAAGCAAACAGCTTCTTGCGACGTTGCGTTGACATCACACACGAAATGGCTCTACAGCTGATACAGGAATGTCGGAAGCGGAATGTTGACTGTGTAGTGGCACCGTATGAGGCCGACGCCCAGCTGGCTTATCTGAATAGAAAGGGAATCGCGCAGGCAGTTATAACGGAGGATTCCGATTTGATGTTGTTCGGTTGTAGTAAGGTTTTGTTCAAGTTGGATCTCACTGGATGCGCTTTGATGATGGAGGCCGACAAGCTCTACCTCGCTATGGGGTGTAAGGAGGAGAAATATTCGTTTGATAAATTCCGCTACATGTGCATTTTGTCCGGTTGCGACTACATCGATTCGTTGCCGGGGATTGGGCTGGCTAAAGCTCGGAAATTTGTCCTGATGACGGAAGAAACTGACATGCAGAGAGCTTTGGACAAAATACCTTCCTATCTTAATATGAAGAAATTGGACGTTTCGGAGGAGTATAAGACAAACTTTTTGAAGGCAGATGCCACCTTCAAGCACATGATAGTGTTCGATCCTACAGCACGTGTACAAACCCGATTGACAGAAATTGAGGATTTAGGAACTAATCCCGAACTGTGCTCTAATGCTGGAACTTTCTTGGATAACGAAACTGCACTCCAGCTAGCACTCGGTAATATTGACCCGTTTTCTATGAAGAAGTTGGACAACTGGCATCCGGATGACTCGAACTGCCAAGCTACAGGAGGAAAAACTTCGGATTGGAAGCAAACGAGCATCGCAAAACATTCCAGTGTGTGGAGAAGAAACTATGAACCACAAAAGCCTCCTCCGGTAGATATTCAAGAAAACATCACCGTTAGAAACAGTTTTAAAATTACAGAAACTGTGAAGCGACCGGTTCTCAATCCGGATTTTGAGGATGCCGAGAGGAACAAATCGATTGACGATGTGTTAGAAGCGTACGGCATCAAAGCTAACGAGCAGCCGCCATTGAAAAAACTCTGTATGAATGTGGAGTCGGAAAATCGACGAATAACGATAGATTTCAGTGAAATGCAGGAGCTAGACGACATGGCTACACTGGAAAATAGTCCCAAGAAATCGACAGGGCGTAGAAATCCGTTTCAg GTTACATCGACTGGACCCATTTCAATTAATCGTCGTTCCTCAGGTTCGAGTGTTCTTTCCCCGACGAAAATCACTGTCGATAACAGTTCTTTGCTGCGGAACGTAAGTCCCGTTAAACGAATTGAGTTTGATGAGAAGTCCACAAGTCAGGTGTGTCTCACTAAAGGCGAAAAACTGAGCCGTTTTAAGAGAACCATCACAGGAAATGATCGCGGACAGAAAGTGATTAGTAGATTTTTCTCGTCTGCAAGCTCTTCCACGACGACAATAACTTGTCAATCACTAGCTGACGAGTACAGTGAGAAGGAAAGTTCAGTTAAGGCAGACGAAACTTCTCAGAACGCTGCTAATCTGTATCTTCTATCTGAGGATGCGAAACCTCAGCATCGAGGAGAACAAACACCTAAGAAGCGAAAACCTGTACTAAATTGTGATGAAATTTATTCGCCAGACCCTCCCGTGAAGTCTGAACGTCCGATAGAAACACTGGACAGCGGTTTCGTGGATGAACCGGAAGCTGGGTTTAGTTCCTCGCAAAAAGAGAATGAGGCCACTTGCACGAATAGTGCTAGATCGTCACGGTTACAATTGTTTGTTAAGACCGAACCGAGCCGGCTCGGTGGAAAGCCTTTCGCAGAGGGGGCAGACAGAGTGACGACGGAAATAGTGTCCTCTTCGCAACAGCTACTGGGGATTGAGATTCTGGACGAGGAAGATGTAGCTTCTGAACAAAACCGGTCTAATAAATCGGAACGATTGTCGGGACCTGGCAGTACACAGAAAAAGCCCACAGGTAGACGAGTTGGACTCTCTAAAGGGAAAAAGCTGAAGGATATTGGACCTATGCAGAGTAAGCTGTCGATGTTCGGGTTTCAGAAAAA GGCGCCTATCACTGGAACAAACGAATga
- the LOC131676735 gene encoding acyl-CoA-binding domain-containing protein 4, with amino-acid sequence MSIEDRFNAAVNVIRGLPKNGPYQPSNDMLLTFYSLFKQATKGKCSERKPAFWDVVSRAKWDAWNRLGEMPKETAMQKYVDELKKIVETMSYTDNVANFMEYGDESVNINDLEMVAPDAIQQVRSRPNSPLASRDASPARVSPVTTAGTAQQNPLVNGYHNGAVVKPLLTNGYHHYYQNGNSQSDMSDDEYIDTVDDSETEYPFRPIEAASSVHVSRNRMTQSAAAVESAANRELHPEVTAQLNRAIERLNASVQQINNRINVVEQTIAQHRPLPARNYPSWWPFEEISPRLLAVVILWPLVVNRMVSLLRSK; translated from the exons ATGTCTATCGAGGATCGATTCAACGCCGCTGTGAACGTTATTCGGGGCTTGCCGAAAAATG GTCCCTACCAACCGAGCAATGATATGCTCCTGACTTTCTATTCGCTTTTCAAGCAAGCGACCAAAGGAAAGTGCTCGGAGCGAAAACCAGCATTTTGGGATGTGGTTAGTCG AGCTAAATGGGATGCTTGGAACCGGCTGGGAGAAATGCCAAAAGAAACGGCCATGCAGAAGTATGTCGATGAGTTGAAGAAG ATCGTCGAAACGATGTCCTACACCGACAACGTGGCCAATTTCATGGAATACGGCGATGAGAGCGTCAACATCAACGATCTAGAGATGGTCGCCCCGGACGCCATTCAACAGGTACGTTCCCGTCCCAATTCACCGTTGGCATCACGCGATGCCAGTCCAGCCCGAGTGTCGCCAGTTACAACGGCTGGTACAGCACAACAAAATCCACTTGTTAATGGATACCACAATGGTGCTGTGGTGAAGCCGTTACTCACCAATGGCTACCATCACTACTATCAGAACGGAAACTCCCAGTCGGACATGAGCGATGACGAGTACATCGACACGGTGGATGATTCCGAAACCGAGTATCCGTTCCGTCCGATTGAAGCTGCGTCATCGGTTCACGTGTCGCGCAATCGGATGACACAATCTGCTGCTGCCGTTGAGTCTGCTGCGAATCGAGAATTGCATCCAGAGGTTACTGCGCAACTTAACCGGGCTATTGAACGGCTCAACGCGAGTGTTCAGCAGATCAACAATCGTATCAATGTCGTGGAACAAACGATCGCCCAGCATCGGCCATTGCCGGCTAGAAACTACCCGTCCTGGTGGCCGTTCGAGGAGATCTCGCCACGGTTACTGGCTGTGGTAATTTTGTGGCCACTCGTGGTCAACCGGATGGTCTCGCTGCTACGAAGCAAATGA